A genomic segment from Diceros bicornis minor isolate mBicDic1 chromosome 5, mDicBic1.mat.cur, whole genome shotgun sequence encodes:
- the ANKRD34C gene encoding ankyrin repeat domain-containing protein 34C, producing the protein MMDDDTELRTDGNSLLKAVWLGRLRLTRLLLEGGAYINESNDKGETALMVACITKHVDQQSISKSKMVKYLLDNRADPNIQDKSGKTALIHACIRRAGGEVVSLLLENGADPSLEDRTGASALVYAINADDKDALKHLLDACKAKGKEVIIITTDKSSSGTKTTKQYLNIPPSPKVEDRQSPPLSASPSDIELKAPGLGSPPSEKEDDFFSLQTGHPSGCNTSKALNEPGSPTRKAGNLKRARLPQLKRLQSEPWGLIAPSVLAAFMRQDEIHSASNDHEVIKSISDVSFPKRGPLSRTNSIDGKDPTLFPTVTEQVLKISASSACWKAAYEKGQASHPRLTRRGTLPVDQEKGGVSPSGPSALKDAASLKRLENDLYDLDLQPGADPPNSISLESGKAPLDRKKLNSSHLSLFHGSRESLDAVPSTSPSSARRRPPHLLERRGSGTLLLDRISHTRPGFLPPLNINLNPPIPDIRSSSKPSSPLASGLKSMVPVAPSSPKRVDLRSKKKLLRRHSMQVEQMKQLSDFEDSMT; encoded by the coding sequence ATGATGGATGATGACACCGAACTGAGGACTGATGGCAACTCACTTTTAAAGGCTGTGTGGCTAGGGAGGCTCAGGCTGACCAGACTCCTCCTGGAAGGGGGCGCTTATATCAACGAAAGCAATGACAAAGGCGAAACGGCTCTCATGGTGGCATGCATCACCAAACATGTGGACCAGCAAAGCATCAGCAAGTCCAAGATGGTGAAGTACCTGCTGGACAACAGGGCAGATCCCAATATTCAGGATAAGTCTGGCAAGACCGCTCTCATCCATGCTTGCATCAGAAGAGCTGGAGGAGAAGTAGTCTCCTTATTACTGGAGAATGGAGCCGATCCCAGCCTTGAGGATCGCACTGGGGCTTCAGCCCTGGTTTATGCAATTAATGCAGATGACAAAGATGCATTGAAACATCTCCTTGATGCCTGCAAAGCCAAAGGGAAGGAGGTGATTATTATAACAACAGATAAATCATCTTCAGGCACCAAGACCACCAAACAGTATCTTAATATCCCTCCTTCACCCAAAGTAGAAGACAGACAGTCGCCTCCACTGAGTGCGTCTCCCTCAGATATTGAACTGAAGGCTCCAGGCCTGGGCTCTCCACCCAGCGAGAAGGAAGATGACTTCTTCAGCCTCCAAACAGGGCACCCAAGTGGTTGCAACACCTCTAAAGCTCTGAATGAGCCCGGGTCACCCACCAGGAAAGCTGGGAACCTCAAAAGGGCCCGTCTGCCCCAACTGAAGAGGCTCCAGTCTGAACCCTGGGGCCTGATCGCGCCCTCTGTACTGGCAGCCTTCATGCGTCAGGATGAGATCCACAGTGCCAGCAATGACCATGAGGTCATCAAGAGCATTAGTGATGTGTCCTTCCCCAAAAGGGGGCCCCTTTCCAGAACCAACAGTATTGATGGCAAagaccccaccctcttccccacagtCACGGAGCAGGTTCTGAAGATTTCAGCCTCTTCGGCATGCTGGAAGGCAGCCTACGAGAAAGGTCAGGCTTCCCACCCACGTCTGACCAGAAGAGGAACTCTCCCTGTTGACCAAGAGAAGGGTGGTGTCAGTCCATCTGGTCCCTCTGCACTCAAAGATGCAGCATCTCTCAAACGGCTGGAAAATGACCTCTACGATTTAGATTTGCAGCCAGGGGCTGACCCACCCAACTCCATTTCCCTTGAATCAGGCAAAGCACCCTTAGACAGAAAGAAGCTCAACAGCTCCCACTTGtctctttttcatggctctcgGGAGTCCCTGGACGCCGTGCCCAGCACATCTCCCAGCTCAGCACGCCGCAGGCCACCACATCTTCTAGAAAGACGAGGTTCTGGAACTTTGCTACTAGACCGAATTTCTCACACTAGGCCTGGCTTCCTTCCACCTTTAAATATCAATCTGAACCCACCTATCCCAGATATTAGATCTAGCAGCAAACCTTCCTCTCCACTTGCTAGTGGCTTAAAATCCATGGTTCCTGTTGCTCCAAGTTCACCAAAGAGAGTTGACTTGAGAAGTAAAAAGAAGCTCCTCAGACGGCATTCTATGCAAGTCGAACAAATGAAGCAGCTCTCTGATTTTGAAGATAGCATGACCTAG